The sequence ttgcttccgctgtgtactagtcttgctgtagacacccgctgctctagagttatcaccgcatgaattgtttatcttgcattcaaacttatttacttttgaaactatgatttgtaacgacctaagggtcacgtactattatctttgcttccgttcatagaagcatactttggttgtaaaacacttgacgttcattatgacgtcaccttttatcatgaatgcaaacgtattttgaaatagcatatagtgtttgaccttataatgatcctgttgttgatgattcgtacacgatggttttgtacggggcatcacactattCCTTATATATAGGTTGTGATTATCATTACATTCAACACACTTTATCTCGTATTTCTTTCGCATCCACATTATTCTTCATCGCTTTCTTCCCTTATCAACATATTCCTTTCCACAAGTAATTTTCACTTGTCCAAATCATCATTATGAATGTATCAGAAATTGAGAAGAAGGATGACACAAAACAATTTCTTGCTGAAAGACTAACGAGTCCCGAAGCAAGAACGTCCAAATCTGCACTCAAGTCTCCTGCTACCAGCGCAGTAACTGAGACTCCAAGTAAACGTAAAGCTACATCTCCTATCATTGGTTCTACTATAAAAAGGATTACGCGATCCAGCTCAATTACTCCTACTGAACCCGAAACTGGTATTCATTCatatttttcattttattatttttgcTTTGAGAAATACCTATAGCACACTTATGCTAACATATCTGTTTATTATTTTCTTTCAGCAGAAACAACCATTACACTTCCGTCGTCATCGCAATTAAGTTCACCTCCAACGTTTGATCTCTCCAAATATGAAGACCTCTGGCACACTCCACCCAGCACCCTGAAAGCTATAAGAGTTGATGGCCTTTAAGGCTACCTGTGTGCATCCCCAGAAGCTGCCCTTGATCAAAGGCAACATAGGAAGTTAGCTCTCCCACATGAACTACGCGCTGAATTCAGCAAACTTTCGCATAGCGATGCATTTAATTGCTTTGCGTAGAATTTTTCATGACATTTGCATCTGCGTTTGATGCAATGTCTCGTCAAGAAAAATTTCTTGATTTTTTGAAAAACGAAAAATCCAAACTTGCAACCGCCCAATCTGAACTTCTTGTGAAAGACAAACAACTATCATCCGCCACTGCAGAGCTACAAGTAGTAAAACAATCAGCAGAGGATTTGAAAAAAGAAATCTCCGAAAAAACCATCGAAAAAGACAATCTTCAAGTGGCACATGATGCCATGAAAAACAAACTTATTCAATCTCAAACCGACTTGAATGCAGCCTTATCCGCAAAGATAAATGCGAAAACAAATTTCGCTAAAACTCCTCGAACATTTGCCTGTGCTTGGGCAAAGAATTATGGATTCACACCCTGTTTCTCAGCGATTTGAAACATATGTCACAGCACTACAGCAACTTGAGCGAGTCAAGTTTTTGGGAGAGAATAGTAAGGTGGCTGTTTTGCCGAAACTGATGCCGGAATACATTGAAAAGCTCATTTGCCCTCTTGAAGACGTAGAAGAAATGGTTACGTTAGCGAAAGAAGGAATTCGCGAAATTCCTATTCCAAAACTGGACGCCATAAGTCAAGATAAAGATGCTCCCGTCAAAGACATCATTAAACTAGACTTAGACAGTTAGGATTAGGTTTTCACAACACAAGCGCAGCAATAAGCGCATTTATCATGCTTCTTGTATTTTCGCAGTAATGTCCACGGTATTATAATAAAATTTTCTATTTATCAATTGCAATTGCTATTATTTATATAGCGCTGTGAGAATAATATCCATAATTACTAGCATTATCCTATGCAATTTTCATTGttcattattgtgcacataacaaacaatTACTTTTTGCGAAACAACCTGTATGCGCGTGCTTATGCACATTATGAATCTTCCAAGTCCACCGAAAGGATCCTTAGGCAAATATATATTTTATGCAAAGCATCCAAGTATTATTAAGTCGAATACTTTGGGAAAATCATAAGTATCAATCCTTTCGCATACTCTTTTCAATTATTTAAATGAAACAATAAGTGGGCTTTACCATCACTTACACATTGCGAACTTGTTACTTATGCAATATTTTCAAGTTAACAAGTTACACACAAATATACCATTGTTATTTTGGAGAGAAAATTGAACTTTATTCATTTCTCGCAGTATTACAAACATAAGTCTGCTACATATGAGCACTAATCATTACATTGTGATTTCCCAACAATTCTGCATATTTCTTTTCATTACATGTAGTATCTTTTCAACAAAGTAGCATGCCACACGTTAGGTATGCGACGCCCTTCAATATCTTGGAGTTTATAAGAGCCTGCTGCATTGATTCCCACTATTTGGTATGGTCCCTCCCAATTAGGTCCCAATTTTTCAAGTTTTTCAGCACGACTTGCTTCATTATTTCGCAAGACCCACTCGCCGACATCGAGGGCTAACGCGCGCACCTTCTTGTTGTAATACTTGGCAATTTGTTGCTTATTGTTTGCCTCTCTTATTGAGGCCATAAGCCTGCGTTCCTCAATGAAATTTAAGTTT comes from Rutidosis leptorrhynchoides isolate AG116_Rl617_1_P2 chromosome 4, CSIRO_AGI_Rlap_v1, whole genome shotgun sequence and encodes:
- the LOC139842440 gene encoding uncharacterized protein, whose product is MIPAEVFVPTHRVANFDESANEDGICENLNFIEERRLMASIREANNKQQIAKYYNKKVRALALDVGEWVLRNNEASRAEKLEKLGPNWEGPYQIVGINAAGSYKLQDIEGRRIPNVWHATLLKRYYM